From the Moorena sp. SIOASIH genome, the window ATACCTTGTACTTGACGATATAGCAGCAAAAACTTGGAAACTAGGGAACCAAAGACTCCATAATCCTCACAATTGATCGCTTCAACAACAACAATCTTGCCAGGGTCAGGATTGCGCAATTGTTCGTGGAGTTCCCAGTTGCTCTGATTGTAAGCATAAACAAACTCGACAGCGCCTACACTAAAATGTCCGGGGTTCAAGGGAGTAATTCCTCGAATAGCACCTGTCTTACCCAAACAGTCAGAGACCTCAGATGTTGAGATTCTGTTTTTGCGAATTGTCTCGATTACTTTATGAGTAATTTGTACCATAAAATCAAGCCTATAAGGTTAATTATGACAATTATAGAAAAGCTCCTCTGTGGTTTTATAAAAAATTTGCTCAATCTCCATATCTGAAAATTGGTACTTCTTGAGAAAATCAAGGGTTTGTTGTATCGAATTTGATAGATCCATGTAGGGATGATCTGAGCCAAACAAACATCTTTTAGCACCAACCTTGCGAATAGCAAACGCTATATCTTGTTCTACGCTACTACCAATCCAATAGGGTATTGAGAACGATGTATCTAAAAAAACATTAGATGTGTCGAGGGCAATTACCATAACATCTAAAGCAAGTTTTCCACCAGTGTGAAGAGCAATAATTGGGGTTTTAATTACCTCAGCAAGGGCTATTAATAAACGAACTCCACTAACGGCGTACATTTTTAAGGTACCATAGCTACAACATACTGCAGTCCAAAGACCCAGTTTTCCAGCATGGT encodes:
- a CDS encoding amidohydrolase family protein — encoded protein: MKILDFNIHLPPHPNLLHEVNTTAYDTFSSLSNIKGMLSSLNVSGGNLMILDTEFLTRGFSEQLLQDIKATNLKCTVMIDPRHADAFDLVDKAASLGISGIKFHPYLLNLADHDFLRAVAVANHAGKLGLWTAVCCSYGTLKMYAVSGVRLLIALAEVIKTPIIALHTGGKLALDVMVIALDTSNVFLDTSFSIPYWIGSSVEQDIAFAIRKVGAKRCLFGSDHPYMDLSNSIQQTLDFLKKYQFSDMEIEQIFYKTTEELFYNCHN